In Janibacter sp. CX7, a single genomic region encodes these proteins:
- a CDS encoding response regulator transcription factor, whose protein sequence is MTEPTTTQPDETPATRVVLAEDSVLLRDGIVRLLTSAGFDVAAACPDAETFVAAVDEHRPDLVVVDVRMPPTFTSEGIVAALAVRDKHPETAVMVLSQYVEEQYATELVAARSKGVGYLLKDRVADTSDFIGALRDVAAGGTVLDPEVVTQLLTRARHADPLAALTPRERDVLGLMAQGRTNSAIGKELYISDGAVEKHVTSIFTKLDLPPAEGDHRRVLAVLRWLDQED, encoded by the coding sequence ATGACCGAGCCGACCACGACCCAGCCCGACGAGACCCCCGCGACCCGCGTGGTCCTCGCCGAGGACTCGGTCCTGCTGCGCGACGGGATCGTGCGCCTGCTGACCTCGGCCGGCTTCGACGTGGCGGCCGCGTGCCCCGACGCCGAGACCTTCGTCGCCGCCGTCGACGAGCACCGGCCCGACCTCGTGGTCGTCGACGTGCGGATGCCCCCGACCTTCACCTCCGAGGGGATCGTCGCGGCGCTCGCGGTGCGCGACAAGCACCCCGAGACCGCCGTCATGGTCCTGTCGCAGTACGTCGAGGAGCAGTACGCCACCGAGCTCGTCGCGGCGAGGTCGAAGGGGGTCGGGTACCTCCTCAAGGACCGCGTCGCCGACACGAGCGACTTCATCGGCGCGCTGCGCGACGTCGCCGCCGGCGGCACGGTGCTCGACCCCGAGGTCGTCACCCAGCTGCTCACGCGGGCCCGGCACGCCGACCCGCTGGCCGCGCTCACGCCGCGAGAGAGGGACGTCCTCGGGCTCATGGCCCAGGGCCGGACCAACTCCGCGATCGGCAAGGAGCTCTACATCTCCGACGGGGCCGTGGAGAAGCACGTGACCTCGATCTTCACCAAGCTCGACCTGCCGCCGGCAGAGGGTGACCACCGCCGGGTGCTCGCCGTCCTGCGCTGGCTCGACCAGGAGGACTGA